Within Rubidibacter lacunae KORDI 51-2, the genomic segment GGTCCACGGCCGCCACTGTCATCATCGAATCCGCAAAGATCTCGTCCCACCGACTGAAGGGTTGATTGGCGGTCAGTACCAAACTCCGGCGCTCGTAACGGTGGGCAATCAGCTCGAACAGCACGGAGGTCTCGGCCTCCGACTTCCGGACGTAGCCCAAGTCGTCGAGCACCAATAAATCAAAGCGGTCGAGCTTGCGCAGTTGCTGGTGGAGGCGCCACTCCTGCTTCTCCTGTTGCAGCAGCTGCACCAAGGCCGGGGCATGAT encodes:
- a CDS encoding ATP-binding protein, producing the protein HAPALVQLLQQEKQEWRLHQQLRKLDRFDLLVLDDLGYVRKSEAETSVLFELIAHRYERRSLVLTANQPFSRWDEIFADSMMTVAAVDRSIHHAIIVEINA